A window of the Oncorhynchus kisutch isolate 150728-3 linkage group LG12, Okis_V2, whole genome shotgun sequence genome harbors these coding sequences:
- the LOC109901188 gene encoding transcriptional regulator Kaiso-like isoform X2 produces MDNCMVFHTQIASILEVLANAAVADICKLVEDDYAVFRLEISQSQKENGALRRKLHLLELKVARERVLVSRPSSVKIVDGYRGEGNLTGGHRRFVKPAVHRTWRDDKPITVDEGSGTSTQHVIVIESADAEATGPGVKLEKTEEVETRQRRDIQTGAHPVATKDPTIAPAPPRTRRSITEVSGTPKATLKSETDTESSTVTHRLLHPGSDPERLVPLDCPPAPGSEYLPVFHQSQRTVHSHGDDDALDTGVDLSCSYATEMDPDNMTLGLETQTDLSRGDWNQYSSTVYSEGCLDKKGEVIVVDEVKVEGHAPPTWNADSHLGVGHSQGRDFLDYGGSSETNQHFVTHSPLHTLRDRDPVSTSMGPPDSHGHVLFDQVLNSIDRVRGQVQGGGATSGNGKEKRFLCMFCNKGFSCPQKVEIHQRVHTGEKPFSCTQCYMCFAQAGDLKRHQMVHTGEKPYSCPQCEKRFSRQHQLKRHLKVHTGERPFACAHCRKRFSERSYLRIHQEKNHSTL; encoded by the exons ATGGATAActgtatggtttttcacactcaaattgCCTCGATCTTGGaggtgctagcgaatgcagccgtggcagatatctgtaaactcgtagaagacgactatgcagtgtttcgtttggaaatttctcaaagccagaaagaaaacggGGCATTGCGGAGGAAACTGCATCTTTTGGAACTGAAGGTGGCACGAGAGCGCGTCCTCGTCAgtcgtcccagtagtgtcaagatcGTCGACGGATACAGAG GTGAAGGAAatctcactggaggccacaggagATTTGTGAAGCCAGCGGTACACCGTACATGGAGAGATGACAAACCGATCACTGTTGATGAGGGtagtggaacctcaacccagcatgTTATCGTGATAGAG TCTGCAGATGCAGAGGCTACAGGTCCTGGGGTCAAGCTGGAGAAGACTGAAGAGGTGGAAACACGGCAAAGAAGAGACATCCAGACTGGAGCTCATCCTGTAGCCACAAAGGACCCCACCATCGCCCCAGCGCCGCCCAGGACCCGACGCAGCATCACAGAGGTCAGTGGAACGCCAAAAGCCACCCTGAAgtcagaaacagacacagagTCTTCAACTGTAACACACAGGCTCTTACACCCAGGATCTGACCCAGAGAGACTGGTGCCACTAGACTGTCCTCCTGCTCCCGGCTCAGAGTACTTACCGGTATTTCATCAGAGCCAGAGGACGGTTCATTCCCATGGTGATGATGACGCTTTAGACACTGGGGTTGATCTGTCTTGTTCTTACGCTACAGAGATGGACCCTGACAACATGACCTTGGGTTTAGAGACACAGACTGATCTGTCTAGAGGGGACTGGAACCAGTACAGTAGTACTGTATACTCTGAAGGGTGCCtagataagaaaggggaggtTATAGTGGTAGATGAGGTGAAAGTGGAGGGCCACGCTCCTCCCACATGGAATGCAGATAGTCACCTAGGAGTCGGACACTCACAGGGCAGAGATTTCTTAGATTACGGGGGAAGTTCAGAGACAAATCAACATTTTGTCACCCACTCACCTTTACACACGCTCAGGGATCGCGACCCAGTATCTACGTCGATGGGGCCTCCTGATTCACATGGCCACGTCCTTTTCGATCAGGTTTTGAACTCAATCGACAGGGTTAGAGGCCAGGTTCAGGGAGGGGGAGCAACATCAGGCAATGgtaaagagaaacggttcctctgcatgttctgtaacaaaggcttcagctgcccccagaaggtggagatccaccagagggtccacacaggggagaaacccttcagctgtacccagtgttaCATGTGCTTCGCCCAGGCTGGTGATCTGAAGAGGCACCAGatggtccacacaggggagaaaccatacagctgcccccagtgtgagaagaggttctcccgcCAGCACCAGCTGAAGaggcacctgaaggtccacacgggagaAAGGCCGTTCGCCTGTGCACACTGCAGGAAGAGATTCTCAGAGAGAagctacctcaggatacaccaggAGAAAAACCATTCTACTCTATAA
- the LOC109901188 gene encoding transcriptional regulator Kaiso-like isoform X1, protein MDNCMVFHTQIASILEVLANAAVADICKLVEDDYAVFRLEISQSQKENGALRRKLHLLELKVARERVLVSRPSSVKIVDGYRGMSRGEGNLTGGHRRFVKPAVHRTWRDDKPITVDEGSGTSTQHVIVIESADAEATGPGVKLEKTEEVETRQRRDIQTGAHPVATKDPTIAPAPPRTRRSITEVSGTPKATLKSETDTESSTVTHRLLHPGSDPERLVPLDCPPAPGSEYLPVFHQSQRTVHSHGDDDALDTGVDLSCSYATEMDPDNMTLGLETQTDLSRGDWNQYSSTVYSEGCLDKKGEVIVVDEVKVEGHAPPTWNADSHLGVGHSQGRDFLDYGGSSETNQHFVTHSPLHTLRDRDPVSTSMGPPDSHGHVLFDQVLNSIDRVRGQVQGGGATSGNGKEKRFLCMFCNKGFSCPQKVEIHQRVHTGEKPFSCTQCYMCFAQAGDLKRHQMVHTGEKPYSCPQCEKRFSRQHQLKRHLKVHTGERPFACAHCRKRFSERSYLRIHQEKNHSTL, encoded by the exons ATGGATAActgtatggtttttcacactcaaattgCCTCGATCTTGGaggtgctagcgaatgcagccgtggcagatatctgtaaactcgtagaagacgactatgcagtgtttcgtttggaaatttctcaaagccagaaagaaaacggGGCATTGCGGAGGAAACTGCATCTTTTGGAACTGAAGGTGGCACGAGAGCGCGTCCTCGTCAgtcgtcccagtagtgtcaagatcGTCGACGGATACAGAGGTATGTCAAGAG GTGAAGGAAatctcactggaggccacaggagATTTGTGAAGCCAGCGGTACACCGTACATGGAGAGATGACAAACCGATCACTGTTGATGAGGGtagtggaacctcaacccagcatgTTATCGTGATAGAG TCTGCAGATGCAGAGGCTACAGGTCCTGGGGTCAAGCTGGAGAAGACTGAAGAGGTGGAAACACGGCAAAGAAGAGACATCCAGACTGGAGCTCATCCTGTAGCCACAAAGGACCCCACCATCGCCCCAGCGCCGCCCAGGACCCGACGCAGCATCACAGAGGTCAGTGGAACGCCAAAAGCCACCCTGAAgtcagaaacagacacagagTCTTCAACTGTAACACACAGGCTCTTACACCCAGGATCTGACCCAGAGAGACTGGTGCCACTAGACTGTCCTCCTGCTCCCGGCTCAGAGTACTTACCGGTATTTCATCAGAGCCAGAGGACGGTTCATTCCCATGGTGATGATGACGCTTTAGACACTGGGGTTGATCTGTCTTGTTCTTACGCTACAGAGATGGACCCTGACAACATGACCTTGGGTTTAGAGACACAGACTGATCTGTCTAGAGGGGACTGGAACCAGTACAGTAGTACTGTATACTCTGAAGGGTGCCtagataagaaaggggaggtTATAGTGGTAGATGAGGTGAAAGTGGAGGGCCACGCTCCTCCCACATGGAATGCAGATAGTCACCTAGGAGTCGGACACTCACAGGGCAGAGATTTCTTAGATTACGGGGGAAGTTCAGAGACAAATCAACATTTTGTCACCCACTCACCTTTACACACGCTCAGGGATCGCGACCCAGTATCTACGTCGATGGGGCCTCCTGATTCACATGGCCACGTCCTTTTCGATCAGGTTTTGAACTCAATCGACAGGGTTAGAGGCCAGGTTCAGGGAGGGGGAGCAACATCAGGCAATGgtaaagagaaacggttcctctgcatgttctgtaacaaaggcttcagctgcccccagaaggtggagatccaccagagggtccacacaggggagaaacccttcagctgtacccagtgttaCATGTGCTTCGCCCAGGCTGGTGATCTGAAGAGGCACCAGatggtccacacaggggagaaaccatacagctgcccccagtgtgagaagaggttctcccgcCAGCACCAGCTGAAGaggcacctgaaggtccacacgggagaAAGGCCGTTCGCCTGTGCACACTGCAGGAAGAGATTCTCAGAGAGAagctacctcaggatacaccaggAGAAAAACCATTCTACTCTATAA
- the LOC116376434 gene encoding zinc finger protein 316-like, translating to MANCNVMVFHTQIASIMEVLASAAVADICKLVDDDYAVFRLEITQSQKENRTLRRKLQLLELKVARERAERTMQQRVVASRPRSVKILDRYRGMARGEGHLTGGHRSFVKPAGHNAWSDDQPITVDEGSETSTQHVIVLESADATAAGPGVKQERTEGEEDPRHSRDNQSGAAVAMEDPATTPAQPSSRRSMTEVSGTLNAVLKSETDTKTLTVTHRPLHTGSDDRSDPESLGLGRLGCPPAPGSEYLLYGNRSLVHSHRVSGDALETGNYLSFSYPTEMDPGNISMGLERQADPSRGDWNRYSSSVYSEGCLDKKGEGLVEDEVTVKVEGDFPPTWNAACHLGDGFSQGRDFLDYSLKTNLNVPTHSPLHALRDRGPVSTSMAPSDLQGRVLFDQVLNSNDRARVQTQGKGATSGSSKEKRFLCMFCNKAFSCTQKVEIHQRIHTGVKPFNCTQCHMRFAQAGHLKRHQRVHTGVKPFSCTQCQMRFAQAGDLKRHQRVHTGEKPFCCQLCEKRFSRQHQLKMHLKIHTGERPFS from the exons atggctaactgtaacgttatggtttttcacactcaaatagcctccatcatggaggtgTTAGCGAGTGCAGCCGTGGCAGATATATGTAAACTtgtagacgacgactatgcagtgtttcgtttggaaataactcaaagccagaaagaaaacaggacATTGAGGAGGAAACTACAGCTACTGGAACTGAAGGTGGCACGGGAGCGCGCAGAGAGGACAATGCAACAGCGCGTCGTCGCCAGTCGTCCCAGAagtgtcaagatcctcgaccgatatagaggaatggcaagag gtgaaggacatctcactggaggccacaggagctttgtgaagccagcaggacacaATGCATGGAGCgatgaccaaccaatcactgttgatgaggggagtgAAACCTCAACCCAGCATGTTATCGTGTTAGAG TCTGCAGATGCCACGGCTGCAGGTCCTGGGGTCAAGCAGGAGaggactgaaggagaggaggacccacGGCACAGCAGAGACAATCAGTCTGGTGCAGCTGTAGCCATGGAGGACCCTGCCACCACCCCAGCGCAGCCCAGCTCCCGACGCAGCATGacggaggtcagtggaacgcTGAACGCCGTCCTCAAGTCAGAGACGGACACCAAGACTTTAACTGTAACACACAGGCCTTTACACACAGGATCTGACGACAGGTCAGACCCAGAGAGTCTGGGACTGGGGAGACTGGGCTGTCCTCCTGCTCCCGGGTCAGAGTATTTACTTTATGGTAACCGAAGCCTGGTTCATTCCCATCGGGTCTCAGGTGACGCGTTAGAAACTGGCAATTATCTATCTTTCTCTTACCCTACAGAGATGGATCCTGGCAACATATCCATGGGTTTAGAGAGACAGGCTGATCCGTCTAGAGGGGACTGGAACcgatacagtagtagtgtatactctgaGGGGTGCCTAGATAAGAAAGGGGAAGGTCTGGTCGAAGATGAAGTgactgtgaaagtggagggcgACTTTCCTCCCACATGGAATGCAGCTTGTCACCTAGGAGATGGATTCTCACAGGGCAGAGATTTCTTAGATTACAGTTTAAAGACCAATCTAAATGTCCCGACCCACTCCCCTTTACACGCGCTCAGGGATCGCGGCCCAGTGTCCACGTCGATGGCGCCTTCCGATTTACAAGGCCGCGTCCTTTTcgatcaggtattgaactcaaacGACAGGGCTAGAGTCCAGACTCAGGGAAAGGGAGCCACATCAGGCAGTAgtaaagagaaacggttcctctgcatgttctgtaacaaagcCTTCAGCTGCACCCAGAAGGTAGAGATCCACCAGAGGATCCACACAGGGGTGAAACCCTTTAactgtacccagtgtcacatgcgctttGCCCAGGCTGGccacctgaagaggcaccagagggtccacacaggggtgaaacccttcagctgtacccagtgtcaaaTGCGCTTTGCCCAGGCTGgtgacctgaagaggcaccagagggtccacacaggggagaaacccttctGCTGCCAGctgtgtgagaagaggttctcccgccagcaccagctgaagatgcacctgaagaTCCACACGGGAGAGAGGCCATTCTCCTGA